In a single window of the uncultured Dysgonomonas sp. genome:
- a CDS encoding IS3 family transposase produces MKKSESLSRRKGSPSTQDWAQAIQGLRQKGHDLQTILRIHGMARSTFYYHISRINSTDKYADIRKRIVDIFEAHHKRYGYRRVYMQLLNEGYLINHKTVQKLMAEMHLKSKVRKVKYKSYKGEVGRIAPNVLNRDFKAEKPYRKWATDVTEFKIEGKKAYLSPIIDMFNGEIISYTISDSPDLKMVMDMIKKAQNKVNITGELILHSDQGYHYQHKQYQMTLKKNGIIQSMSRKGNCLDNAVMENFFGIMKSELLYLKKFKSISEFKKELTEYIEYYNNERIKLKLKGKSPVKYRTLYT; encoded by the coding sequence ATTAAAAAAAGTGAAAGCCTTAGTCGAAGAAAAGGAAGCCCGTCTACGCAAGATTGGGCGCAAGCCATCCAAGGACTAAGGCAGAAAGGTCATGATCTTCAAACAATACTGAGGATCCATGGGATGGCTCGCTCAACCTTCTATTATCATATATCCCGTATTAACAGCACAGACAAATATGCTGATATAAGAAAACGTATAGTTGATATTTTTGAAGCTCACCACAAACGTTATGGGTATCGTCGGGTGTATATGCAGCTCCTAAATGAGGGATATTTGATTAATCATAAGACGGTGCAAAAACTTATGGCAGAAATGCATCTGAAATCAAAAGTCCGTAAGGTAAAATATAAGTCATATAAAGGAGAAGTTGGCAGGATTGCTCCTAACGTACTTAATCGTGACTTTAAAGCTGAAAAGCCATACCGAAAATGGGCTACAGATGTTACTGAATTTAAAATTGAGGGTAAGAAGGCATATCTTTCTCCTATTATTGATATGTTCAATGGGGAAATCATATCTTATACCATATCCGACAGTCCTGATTTAAAGATGGTTATGGATATGATAAAAAAGGCTCAAAATAAAGTGAACATAACCGGCGAACTTATTTTGCACTCAGATCAGGGATATCATTATCAACATAAGCAATATCAGATGACACTTAAAAAGAATGGAATTATACAAAGCATGTCTCGCAAAGGTAATTGTTTGGATAACGCTGTTATGGAGAATTTCTTTGGCATTATGAAGTCTGAATTACTATATTTGAAGAAATTTAAGAGCATCAGTGAGTTTAAAAAGGAACTGACAGAATACATCGAGTATTATAATAATGAGAGAATCAAACTTAAATTAAAAGGAAAGAGCCCGGTAAAATACCGAACTCTATACACTTGA
- the metG gene encoding methionine--tRNA ligase, with product MLKKYKTIYYMTKKFKRTLVTSALPYANGPVHIGHLAGVYIPADIYVRYLRLKGQEVIHIGGSDEHGVPITIRAKKEGVTPQDIVDKYHAIIKKSFEDFGISFDIYSRTSSEIHKQTASDFFLKLYQNGDFEEKTSEQYFDQEAQMFLADRYIMGECPHCGNPNAYGDQCESCGTSLSPTDLKNPRSTISGSTPVMRETKHWYLPLDKHESWLRQWILEDHKEWKSNVYGQCKSWLDMGLQPRAVSRDLDWGVPIPLPDAKGKVLYVWFDAPIGYISNTKELLPDSWEKWWKSEDTKLLHFIGKDNIVFHCIVFPAMLKAEGSFILPENVPANEFLNLEGDKISTSRNWAVWLHEYLEDFPGQQDILRYVLTANAPETKDNDFTWKDFQARNNNELVAILGNFINRALVLTQKYFDNKVPQIHELTDYDKETLKEFADVKEVVESYLETFRFRDALKEAMNLARIGNKYLADTEPWKVAKTDMARVETIMNISLQLTANLSIAFEPFLPFSVQKIRQFINKDNLTWEQLGRIDLLPAGHQLNPSELLFAKIEDETIEKQIQKLLDTKKANEQAVEIKVAPQKANIAFDDFAKLDLRVGKVLECIKVPKADKLLQFLIDDGMGKRTIISGIAAWYKPEDLVGKQVCFVANLEPRKLKGVESQGMLLSVEDSDGTLSLIQPPKDVTPGSQIG from the coding sequence ATTCTGAAAAAATATAAAACAATATACTATATGACTAAGAAATTCAAAAGAACCCTCGTTACATCGGCCCTCCCCTATGCCAACGGGCCTGTCCATATCGGACATCTGGCAGGCGTTTATATCCCTGCCGACATTTATGTGCGTTACCTCAGGCTGAAAGGCCAGGAAGTAATACACATCGGAGGTTCTGACGAACATGGCGTACCTATTACCATACGCGCCAAGAAAGAAGGCGTGACGCCACAGGATATCGTAGATAAATATCACGCCATAATCAAAAAGTCGTTTGAAGACTTCGGCATATCTTTCGATATCTATTCACGTACAAGCTCGGAGATACATAAGCAAACAGCTTCTGACTTTTTCCTCAAACTATACCAAAACGGAGATTTTGAAGAAAAAACAAGCGAACAATATTTCGACCAAGAGGCGCAAATGTTCCTTGCCGACCGCTATATAATGGGTGAATGTCCGCATTGCGGCAATCCGAACGCATACGGAGACCAGTGCGAATCGTGCGGAACATCTTTAAGTCCTACCGACCTGAAGAATCCCCGTTCCACAATTTCCGGTTCAACGCCTGTAATGCGCGAAACAAAACACTGGTACCTGCCTCTCGATAAACACGAGTCATGGCTTCGCCAGTGGATACTCGAAGATCATAAGGAATGGAAATCGAATGTATACGGACAATGCAAATCATGGCTGGATATGGGATTACAACCCCGTGCCGTAAGCCGCGACCTCGACTGGGGGGTACCTATTCCTCTGCCGGATGCCAAGGGAAAAGTGCTTTATGTATGGTTCGATGCACCTATCGGCTATATATCGAATACAAAAGAATTGTTACCTGACAGCTGGGAGAAATGGTGGAAATCGGAAGATACAAAATTACTTCACTTCATCGGTAAAGACAATATCGTATTCCATTGCATCGTATTCCCTGCTATGCTGAAAGCAGAAGGCTCGTTTATCTTACCTGAAAACGTTCCGGCAAACGAATTCCTGAATCTCGAAGGAGATAAAATATCCACATCGCGCAACTGGGCTGTATGGCTGCATGAATACCTCGAAGATTTTCCGGGACAACAGGATATCCTGCGCTATGTACTTACAGCGAATGCTCCTGAAACTAAAGACAATGATTTTACATGGAAAGACTTCCAGGCTCGCAATAACAATGAGCTGGTTGCCATACTCGGAAACTTTATCAACCGTGCGCTGGTACTTACTCAAAAATATTTCGACAACAAAGTCCCACAGATACACGAGTTAACTGACTACGACAAAGAAACCCTGAAGGAGTTTGCCGACGTAAAGGAAGTGGTGGAGTCGTATCTCGAAACATTCCGTTTCCGCGACGCGCTGAAAGAAGCAATGAACCTGGCCCGTATCGGGAATAAGTACCTGGCAGACACCGAGCCGTGGAAAGTGGCTAAAACAGATATGGCACGCGTGGAAACTATTATGAACATTTCGTTGCAACTGACAGCGAACCTGTCTATTGCTTTCGAACCATTCCTACCATTCAGTGTACAGAAGATCCGACAGTTTATCAATAAAGATAATCTGACATGGGAACAACTGGGTAGAATAGATTTATTACCGGCAGGCCATCAACTAAACCCATCGGAACTATTATTCGCCAAAATAGAAGACGAAACAATAGAGAAACAAATACAAAAGCTGCTTGATACAAAAAAAGCAAATGAGCAGGCTGTGGAGATAAAGGTTGCTCCTCAGAAAGCAAATATAGCGTTCGATGATTTTGCAAAACTCGACCTTCGTGTAGGCAAAGTATTGGAATGCATAAAAGTGCCGAAAGCTGATAAACTGCTCCAGTTCCTTATAGATGACGGAATGGGCAAACGTACAATCATATCGGGTATCGCAGCATGGTACAAACCCGAAGACCTTGTAGGCAAACAGGTATGCTTTGTGGCTAACCTTGAACCACGTAAACTGAAAGGTGTGGAATCGCAGGGAATGTTGTTGTCTGTGGAAGACAGTGATGGCACTCTATCATTGATTCAGCCGCCTAAAGACGTAACTCCGGGTAGCCAGATAGGATAA
- the eco gene encoding serine protease inhibitor ecotin, whose product MKNLTKTMLTLFSVAVLLSFTTSMNAQNQKVDLDKELAAFPKAEGDMVRHVIEMKKKSDESLYKVEIIPGKVMSVDCNHHSLMGKLEEKDLQGWGYTYYEFTSDGQTRSTMMACNKPNENRFVSGQTLIVRYNSKLPIVVYAPKGYEVKYRIWKADKEKSSVEK is encoded by the coding sequence ATGAAGAACTTAACAAAAACAATGCTGACACTATTTTCGGTAGCCGTATTATTATCATTCACAACATCAATGAATGCGCAGAATCAAAAAGTAGATTTAGATAAAGAACTGGCTGCCTTTCCTAAAGCGGAGGGTGATATGGTAAGGCACGTAATAGAAATGAAAAAGAAATCTGACGAATCATTGTACAAAGTAGAAATAATCCCGGGAAAAGTGATGAGTGTAGACTGTAATCATCACTCGCTTATGGGTAAACTGGAGGAAAAAGACCTGCAAGGTTGGGGATATACTTATTATGAGTTTACTTCCGACGGGCAAACCCGTTCTACAATGATGGCTTGTAACAAACCGAATGAAAACAGGTTTGTGAGCGGTCAGACTCTTATCGTAAGATACAACAGCAAATTGCCGATTGTAGTATATGCGCCAAAGGGGTATGAAGTGAAATACAGGATATGGAAAGCCGATAAAGAAAAAAGTTCGGTAGAGAAGTAA
- a CDS encoding GH92 family glycosyl hydrolase has protein sequence MKKSIFVSYSLILLFLLTSNINAQNNSQPVDYVNPYIGNISHLLVPTYPTVHLPNSMLRVYPERENYTGNTIAGLPLIVTSHRGSSAFNLSPYQGAVEDIKSTINFGYDNEIIKPYYYSVDLDDYNIHAQYAPSHQAGIYYIDFENSNQSAYLILNTRDGELNSDKNTVYGYQNLSNNTKVYIYFETDIQPSEVGTHKGNTINSNEKTTQGRNAFYVMKYPAGTKQIKVRYGVSFISSEQAKNNLRREIKDYNLENLAQKGRDIWNSTLGKIQVSGIDDNAKTVFYTSLYRTYERMICISEDGNYFSAYDGKVHNDEGRPFYTDDWIWDTYRATHPLRIIIEPEMEDDMVNSYIVMTRQMKNPWMPNFPEVTGDSRRMNSNHGAAMVADAYIKGLRGFNLEEAYNVSKAAITEKTLAPWSSKPAGVLDRFYKEHGYFPSLAKGEKETAPEVHGWERRQPIAVTLGTVYDEWCLSLIAKQLGKNDEADYFSKRSLNYHKVFNPETKFFHPKDASGKFMEDLDYRFPPGIGGRDAYDENTGYVYRWDVPHNIADLVSMLGGKDAFVKELEDMYSTPLGKGKPDFYHIYADHSGNVGQFSMGNEPAMHIPYLYNYAGQPWRTQKRVHTLLNQWFRNDVMGIPGDEDGGGLTAFVVFSQIGFYPVTPGLPMYVIGSPTFESAKLNIGNGKSFEVVAINYSPENKYIQSAKLNGKDWNKSWFSHEELMQGGKLELVMGKHPNKKWASDDNAVPPSFSMNK, from the coding sequence ATGAAGAAAAGTATATTCGTCTCTTACTCCTTAATTTTACTCTTTTTACTAACAAGCAATATAAATGCCCAGAATAATAGTCAGCCTGTCGACTATGTAAATCCATACATCGGTAATATAAGCCACCTTTTGGTGCCAACCTATCCGACTGTACATTTACCTAATAGTATGCTCAGGGTATATCCCGAACGCGAAAATTATACAGGCAATACTATTGCAGGACTTCCCCTGATCGTCACAAGCCATAGGGGAAGCTCTGCCTTTAATCTGAGCCCGTATCAGGGAGCAGTAGAAGATATAAAAAGTACAATCAACTTCGGATACGACAACGAAATCATAAAACCATATTATTACAGTGTCGATCTCGACGATTATAATATACATGCCCAATATGCACCGTCACATCAGGCAGGAATCTATTACATCGATTTCGAAAATAGTAATCAATCCGCTTATCTGATCCTCAATACCCGGGACGGGGAACTCAATTCGGATAAAAATACAGTATACGGATATCAGAATCTTAGCAACAATACAAAAGTATACATTTACTTCGAAACTGATATACAACCTTCAGAAGTTGGAACTCACAAAGGAAATACTATAAATAGCAACGAAAAAACCACACAAGGCCGGAACGCTTTTTATGTGATGAAATATCCTGCCGGAACCAAACAAATAAAGGTGCGTTACGGAGTCTCATTTATAAGTTCCGAACAGGCTAAAAATAATCTAAGGAGAGAAATAAAAGACTATAATCTGGAAAACCTGGCGCAAAAAGGCCGCGACATCTGGAATTCAACACTGGGAAAGATACAGGTTTCGGGTATCGATGACAATGCCAAGACAGTTTTCTACACCTCTCTTTACCGTACTTACGAACGTATGATCTGCATTTCGGAAGACGGGAATTACTTTAGCGCCTATGATGGAAAAGTCCACAATGACGAAGGCCGTCCATTCTATACCGACGACTGGATCTGGGATACTTACCGTGCAACACACCCGTTGCGCATAATTATCGAGCCTGAGATGGAAGATGATATGGTCAACTCATACATAGTAATGACCCGCCAGATGAAAAATCCGTGGATGCCAAACTTCCCCGAAGTGACGGGTGACAGCCGCCGTATGAATTCGAATCACGGGGCAGCTATGGTTGCCGATGCCTACATAAAAGGATTGAGAGGATTCAATCTTGAAGAGGCATACAATGTGAGCAAAGCGGCAATCACCGAAAAAACACTGGCTCCCTGGTCATCCAAGCCCGCCGGAGTATTAGACCGGTTCTACAAAGAACACGGATACTTCCCTTCCCTGGCAAAGGGAGAAAAGGAAACAGCTCCGGAAGTTCACGGGTGGGAAAGACGCCAGCCTATCGCTGTTACCCTGGGTACTGTCTACGATGAATGGTGCCTGTCGCTTATTGCAAAGCAATTAGGCAAGAATGACGAAGCCGATTATTTCTCGAAACGTAGCCTAAACTACCATAAGGTATTTAATCCCGAGACTAAGTTTTTCCATCCTAAAGATGCATCAGGCAAATTTATGGAAGACCTTGATTACCGTTTTCCACCGGGTATTGGCGGACGCGATGCTTACGATGAAAATACCGGATATGTATATCGCTGGGACGTGCCACACAATATTGCAGACTTAGTAAGCATGCTCGGAGGAAAAGACGCTTTTGTAAAAGAACTTGAAGATATGTACAGCACCCCTCTGGGGAAAGGAAAACCCGATTTTTATCATATTTATGCCGATCATAGCGGTAATGTCGGGCAATTCTCGATGGGGAACGAACCTGCAATGCACATTCCGTATTTATACAATTATGCAGGACAGCCCTGGCGTACTCAAAAGCGTGTACACACACTGCTGAATCAATGGTTCAGAAACGATGTGATGGGTATTCCCGGCGATGAAGACGGAGGTGGCCTCACCGCATTTGTCGTATTTTCGCAGATCGGATTTTATCCCGTTACCCCCGGATTACCGATGTATGTAATAGGAAGTCCGACTTTCGAGAGTGCAAAACTGAATATCGGCAACGGCAAATCATTTGAAGTGGTGGCAATTAACTACTCTCCTGAAAATAAATACATTCAATCCGCGAAATTAAATGGTAAAGATTGGAATAAATCATGGTTCTCACATGAAGAACTGATGCAAGGCGGAAAGTTAGAACTGGTTATGGGAAAACATCCGAATAAAAAATGGGCCTCAGACGATAACGCTGTACCGCCATCATTCAGTATGAATAAATAA
- a CDS encoding GH92 family glycosyl hydrolase — MNIKNTIKKAITSGIFFLFAIITVAQIKTDPVDYVSILTGTLSKFELSTGNTYPAIARPWGMNFWMPQTGEMGNGWSYVYTADKIRGFKQTHQPSPWMNDYGQFSIMPIVDKPVFNQDKRASWFSHKSEVAKPYYYKVYLADSDITTEITPTDRAAIFRFTFPEKDNSYVVIDAFDRGSYVKIIPEQNKIIGYTTRNSGGVPDNFKNYFVIVFDKPFTYQATVGDSEIRKNELEAKENHTGAIIGFATKRGEAVHARVASSFISPEQAELNLKELGSDNFDQIADKGRKVWNETLGRIEVKDDNIDNLRTFYSCFYRSVLFPRSFYEIDAKGEVVHYSPYNGEVLPGYMFTDTGFWDTFRCLFPFLNLVYPSMNEKMQEGLVNAYKESGFLPEWASPGHRNIMVGNNSASVVADAYLKGLRGYDIETLWEALKHGANNVHPKVSASGRLGYEYYNKLGYVPDDVRIGQSAARTLEYAYDDWTIYRLGKALGKPESETSIYKERAMNYKNLYNPKFKLMTGRNENGEFDKTFVAEDWSRAFCEGNSWHWSFCVFHDPQGLIDLMGGKKEFNTMMDSVFIVPGSKGMESRGMIHEMREMQVMDMGQYAHGNQPIQHMVYLYNYSGEPWKAQYWAREIMDKLYNPNPDGYCGDEDNGQTSAWYVFSALGFYPVCPGSDEYILGSPLFNSVTLNLENGKKVVIKAENNNKANRYISSMAINGKAHSKNYLTHDTLLKGANINYKMAATPNIKRGTNAADYPYSFSNEK, encoded by the coding sequence ATGAATATCAAAAACACGATTAAGAAAGCAATTACTTCTGGTATATTCTTCTTATTTGCAATTATTACTGTTGCACAAATTAAGACAGATCCGGTAGACTATGTAAGTATCCTGACAGGGACATTATCTAAATTTGAGCTATCGACAGGTAATACGTATCCGGCCATAGCCCGTCCTTGGGGGATGAATTTCTGGATGCCTCAGACCGGGGAAATGGGTAATGGTTGGTCGTATGTATATACTGCCGACAAAATCAGAGGATTCAAACAAACACATCAACCCAGCCCATGGATGAACGACTACGGACAATTCTCCATCATGCCGATTGTAGACAAACCTGTTTTCAATCAGGACAAACGGGCCAGCTGGTTCTCGCACAAATCGGAAGTAGCAAAACCATATTACTATAAGGTATATCTTGCCGATTCGGATATAACAACCGAAATAACGCCAACCGACCGCGCGGCAATATTCCGTTTCACTTTCCCGGAGAAAGATAATTCCTATGTTGTTATAGATGCTTTCGACCGGGGATCTTATGTGAAAATTATTCCGGAACAAAACAAAATAATAGGTTACACAACACGCAATAGCGGCGGCGTACCCGATAATTTCAAAAACTATTTTGTCATTGTTTTCGACAAGCCGTTTACCTATCAGGCAACTGTAGGAGACAGCGAAATCCGTAAGAACGAACTTGAAGCTAAAGAAAACCATACAGGCGCTATTATCGGCTTCGCTACAAAGAGAGGTGAAGCTGTTCACGCACGTGTGGCATCATCATTTATAAGTCCCGAACAAGCCGAACTAAACCTCAAAGAACTCGGCAGTGACAACTTCGACCAGATAGCCGACAAAGGCCGCAAGGTCTGGAACGAAACATTAGGACGGATAGAAGTAAAAGACGACAACATCGACAACCTTCGTACATTCTATTCCTGTTTTTACCGTTCGGTACTATTCCCTCGCAGTTTCTATGAGATAGACGCCAAAGGAGAAGTTGTTCACTACAGCCCTTATAATGGCGAAGTCCTTCCGGGATATATGTTTACCGATACTGGCTTTTGGGATACATTCCGATGCTTATTCCCATTCCTGAATCTGGTATATCCGTCGATGAACGAAAAAATGCAGGAAGGTCTGGTCAACGCATACAAGGAAAGCGGATTCTTACCGGAATGGGCCAGCCCGGGTCATCGCAATATTATGGTAGGGAACAACTCTGCATCCGTTGTTGCTGATGCATACCTGAAAGGACTAAGAGGCTACGACATTGAAACGCTATGGGAAGCCCTGAAACACGGAGCAAATAATGTACATCCTAAAGTTTCGGCATCAGGACGTCTGGGATATGAATATTACAACAAACTAGGCTATGTGCCGGATGATGTCAGAATAGGGCAAAGCGCAGCACGTACATTGGAATATGCATATGACGACTGGACTATCTACCGATTGGGTAAAGCATTGGGTAAACCCGAAAGTGAAACCAGCATATATAAAGAGCGTGCCATGAACTATAAGAATCTCTACAATCCGAAGTTCAAATTGATGACAGGCCGCAATGAGAACGGTGAATTTGATAAAACATTTGTAGCCGAAGACTGGAGCCGCGCATTCTGTGAAGGTAACAGCTGGCACTGGAGTTTCTGCGTATTCCACGATCCGCAAGGTCTGATAGACCTCATGGGAGGAAAAAAAGAATTCAATACAATGATGGATTCCGTATTCATAGTACCTGGAAGTAAAGGGATGGAAAGCCGCGGCATGATTCACGAAATGCGAGAAATGCAGGTGATGGACATGGGGCAGTATGCACATGGAAACCAGCCGATACAACATATGGTTTACCTGTACAATTACTCAGGCGAACCCTGGAAAGCTCAATACTGGGCACGCGAAATAATGGACAAACTCTACAACCCCAATCCTGATGGGTATTGCGGCGATGAAGATAACGGACAAACATCGGCCTGGTATGTCTTTTCTGCACTTGGGTTCTACCCAGTATGCCCAGGTTCTGATGAGTATATACTGGGATCGCCATTATTCAACTCGGTCACTCTGAATCTCGAAAACGGAAAGAAAGTAGTTATCAAGGCTGAAAACAACAATAAAGCGAACAGGTATATATCATCCATGGCTATCAATGGTAAAGCTCATAGTAAAAATTACCTGACTCACGATACCTTACTGAAAGGGGCTAATATCAATTACAAAATGGCTGCTACCCCTAATATAAAAAGAGGTACAAATGCTGCAGATTATCCCTATTCATTCTCTAATGAGAAATAA